A stretch of Mucilaginibacter terrae DNA encodes these proteins:
- a CDS encoding Fic family protein, with the protein MNLKLEIEFSKADIFNQVDALKKQIDDMRPLPPDVEGRVMQKLRLDWNYNSNAIEGNKLSYGETTALLMHGMTAKGKPLKDHLDIQGHNEAIELLERMVKDERPLTETDIRGLHEVILGKPHTAQAQTADGTPTTKTITVGEYKNLPNHVKTITGEIHYYASPEETPAKMQELMEWYYDASASKEIHPIVTAALFHHRFVAIHPFDDGNGRMSRILMNLILMRNGYPVAVIKNDNKDEYYSLLSRADVGENFPFVEYIIEKVENSLRLYIKAVEGGDIDEDEDIDKEIALFKMELKDNVLLSEKKTPATLARVIKTDIRVLFEKLFIKSGEFNEFFFSNNVKIWLVFGPSVKTSFEVKNLESLEGILYQIADVTSSYYRIDIEFYFNEFRHPTNNFSIESFISVVFNDYTFEILNNLEDAIFLKLYHEALTSKDVSVVIKSLFAGIKGLITHSIKKA; encoded by the coding sequence ATGAACCTCAAATTGGAGATAGAATTTAGTAAAGCCGACATATTTAATCAGGTTGATGCGCTGAAAAAGCAAATAGATGATATGCGCCCCCTACCACCCGATGTTGAGGGACGCGTAATGCAAAAGCTCCGTTTAGATTGGAACTATAACTCCAATGCTATTGAGGGGAATAAACTGAGTTACGGCGAAACCACAGCTTTGCTGATGCATGGTATGACAGCCAAAGGTAAACCGCTAAAAGATCATTTAGACATACAAGGTCACAATGAGGCTATTGAATTATTGGAAAGAATGGTTAAGGATGAACGACCTCTTACCGAAACTGATATACGAGGATTGCATGAAGTGATTTTAGGTAAGCCACACACTGCCCAAGCACAAACTGCTGATGGTACACCAACAACCAAAACTATCACAGTAGGTGAATATAAAAACCTGCCCAATCATGTTAAAACGATAACTGGCGAAATACACTACTATGCCAGCCCCGAAGAAACACCTGCTAAAATGCAGGAATTGATGGAATGGTATTATGATGCATCTGCAAGTAAAGAAATTCATCCTATAGTTACAGCTGCTTTATTTCATCATCGCTTTGTAGCTATTCACCCGTTTGATGATGGTAATGGCCGTATGTCACGCATTTTGATGAATTTGATATTGATGCGAAATGGTTATCCGGTGGCGGTAATTAAGAACGATAATAAGGATGAGTATTATTCTTTGTTAAGCAGGGCAGATGTTGGAGAGAATTTTCCTTTTGTGGAGTATATTATAGAAAAGGTAGAAAATTCGTTACGGCTTTATATAAAAGCAGTTGAGGGAGGGGATATTGATGAAGATGAGGATATAGATAAAGAAATTGCTTTGTTTAAAATGGAGCTGAAAGATAATGTATTGCTTAGTGAAAAAAAGACTCCAGCGACTTTAGCCAGAGTAATCAAAACAGATATTAGAGTATTATTCGAAAAGCTATTTATAAAATCAGGAGAATTTAATGAATTTTTCTTTTCCAATAATGTGAAAATTTGGCTTGTTTTTGGCCCTTCAGTTAAAACTTCCTTTGAAGTAAAGAATTTAGAAAGTTTAGAAGGAATTTTATATCAAATTGCGGATGTTACAAGTTCTTATTATCGTATCGATATTGAATTTTATTTTAATGAATTTCGGCATCCGACAAATAATTTTAGCATAGAAAGCTTTATATCAGTTGTGTTTAATGATTATACATTTGAAATTCTTAATAATTTGGAAGATGCAATCTTTTTAAAACTATATCATGAAGCGTTGACCAGTAAAGACGTCTCAGTCGTTATAAAGTCACTGTTCGCCGGTATAAAAGGACTTATCACACATAGCATAAAAAAAGCCTGA
- a CDS encoding nucleotide exchange factor GrpE — MNFKDMFNKKNKQETPEEVNDVNTENTTPEEQAENPLADELNVSAEAEEVKTEVSAEAKLKEDLAQANDKYLRLYAEFDNFKRRTTKERVELLQTAGKEVIVSLLPVLDDFERAIKATETATDVNAVKEGITLVQSKLKNILTQKGLKEMEARGTIFDADIHEAITNIPAPTDDLKGKVVDELEKGYYLGDKVVRYAKVIVGA, encoded by the coding sequence ATGAACTTTAAAGACATGTTTAATAAAAAAAACAAACAGGAGACACCTGAAGAAGTGAACGACGTGAATACTGAAAATACAACACCTGAAGAACAAGCCGAAAATCCTTTGGCAGACGAATTGAACGTAAGCGCAGAAGCCGAGGAAGTAAAAACCGAAGTGAGTGCCGAAGCAAAACTTAAAGAAGATTTAGCCCAGGCCAATGATAAATATTTGCGCTTATATGCTGAATTTGACAACTTTAAGCGTCGTACCACCAAAGAGCGCGTTGAGTTGCTGCAAACTGCCGGTAAAGAGGTAATTGTATCGTTACTACCTGTACTTGATGATTTTGAGCGTGCCATTAAAGCTACCGAAACTGCTACTGATGTAAATGCAGTTAAAGAAGGTATTACACTGGTACAATCAAAGCTCAAAAATATTTTAACGCAAAAAGGCCTTAAAGAAATGGAAGCCAGAGGTACCATCTTTGATGCCGATATTCATGAAGCTATTACCAACATTCCGGCCCCTACCGATGACCTTAAAGGCAAGGTAGTTGATGAGCTAGAAAAAGGCTACTACCTGGGCGACAAGGTTGTACGCTATGCTAAGGTTATTGTTGGAGCGTAA
- a CDS encoding cell division ATP-binding protein FtsE has protein sequence MIGNSIIKLQGVDIFQQKHLVLSDVNLHIDKGDFVWLIGLTGSGKSSLLKVIYGDLNITTGEGHAGGYDLRKLASKDVPYLRRKLGIVFQDFQLLTDRTIEQNLLFVMKATGWKDKNLISERIRDVLEKVGLRSKIKKMPHELSGGEQQRVVIARALLNDPEIILADEPTGNLDPDTSEEIVMLLKQISLSGTAVVCATHDYHIIRQFPSRIVKCESGKVLQDVAI, from the coding sequence ATGATAGGAAACTCCATTATAAAACTGCAAGGTGTTGATATTTTTCAGCAAAAACACCTCGTACTCTCTGACGTAAACCTGCATATTGACAAAGGTGACTTTGTGTGGCTGATAGGCCTTACCGGGTCGGGCAAGAGCAGTTTGCTGAAAGTTATTTACGGAGACCTGAACATAACAACCGGCGAAGGCCATGCAGGTGGCTACGACCTGCGCAAGCTGGCCAGCAAGGATGTACCTTACCTGCGCCGTAAACTGGGCATCGTTTTCCAGGATTTTCAATTGCTTACCGACCGTACCATTGAGCAAAACCTGTTGTTTGTAATGAAAGCTACCGGTTGGAAAGATAAAAACCTGATATCCGAACGTATTCGTGATGTACTGGAAAAAGTTGGCCTGCGCTCTAAGATCAAAAAAATGCCACACGAACTGTCGGGCGGTGAGCAGCAACGTGTGGTAATTGCCCGCGCCCTGCTTAACGATCCTGAAATCATACTGGCCGACGAACCAACCGGTAACCTTGACCCCGATACCTCAGAAGAAATTGTGATGCTGTTGAAACAGATCAGCCTTTCGGGTACTGCTGTAGTTTGTGCTACCCACGATTATCATATTATCCGCCAGTTCCCATCGCGCATTGTAAAATGCGAATCGGGCAAGGTGTTGCAGGATGTAGCTATTTAG
- a CDS encoding fructose-6-phosphate aldolase yields MYIIKVKGVAKIPDYVQLRDDQFTLLAYFRVDRPEKSLDKVGLADKADYIMNLVKDLPFGQILKLEL; encoded by the coding sequence ATGTATATTATAAAAGTAAAAGGCGTTGCCAAAATACCCGACTATGTGCAACTGCGCGACGACCAATTTACCCTGCTGGCTTATTTCAGGGTAGACAGGCCCGAAAAATCGCTCGACAAAGTTGGACTGGCCGACAAAGCCGACTACATTATGAACCTGGTAAAAGATCTACCCTTTGGCCAGATCTTAAAACTCGAACTGTAA
- a CDS encoding acyl-CoA reductase, protein MSKFSNSYLIQIITQLGRQLAAPNEGLQQIIQTEQHYNAWFTPQSVQQAVNAIARSLTEENLEKWLSAYKFTEHEPKKVGLILAGNIPLVGFHDVLCVLLSGNIALIKASSQDARLIKYVLKLLTDIEPGLVDYFSFTERLEGFDAIIATGSNNTSRYFEYYFGKVPNIIRKNRNSVALLTGSESKEQLFELGKDIFEYYGLGCRNVSKLLVPAEYNFIPFFEAIEEHYPVAQHHKYHNNYDYNKAIYLVNGDKHFDNGFLLIKQDERLASPLAVVYYEEYADLASAQEYLSKQSENIQCIVTSAVIEANNQVVGFGQSQYPALWDYADGIDTLRFLANL, encoded by the coding sequence ATGTCAAAATTCAGCAATTCATATTTAATCCAGATAATCACTCAATTAGGTAGACAATTAGCCGCACCAAACGAAGGTCTGCAGCAAATTATCCAAACCGAACAACATTACAACGCCTGGTTTACTCCTCAAAGTGTTCAGCAGGCCGTTAATGCCATTGCCCGATCACTTACCGAAGAAAATCTCGAAAAATGGCTATCAGCCTATAAGTTTACCGAACATGAACCTAAAAAAGTTGGTTTAATACTGGCAGGAAATATTCCGTTGGTTGGTTTTCATGACGTGCTGTGTGTGCTGCTGAGTGGTAACATCGCCCTCATTAAGGCTTCATCGCAAGACGCCCGGTTGATAAAATATGTATTGAAGCTGCTTACCGACATTGAACCCGGACTGGTCGACTATTTCAGTTTTACCGAAAGACTGGAGGGTTTTGATGCCATTATTGCCACAGGCAGTAACAATACTTCGCGCTATTTTGAATACTACTTTGGCAAGGTGCCTAATATCATCCGCAAAAACCGCAACAGCGTGGCTCTGCTTACCGGCAGCGAAAGTAAGGAGCAACTGTTTGAATTAGGTAAAGATATTTTTGAGTACTATGGCTTAGGGTGCCGCAACGTATCTAAACTATTAGTGCCTGCAGAGTATAATTTCATACCATTTTTTGAGGCCATTGAAGAACATTATCCGGTTGCCCAGCATCACAAATACCATAATAATTACGATTATAATAAAGCCATATACCTGGTTAATGGCGACAAGCATTTCGACAATGGTTTTTTGTTAATTAAGCAGGACGAGCGGTTGGCTTCTCCCCTCGCCGTGGTGTATTACGAGGAATATGCCGACCTGGCTTCGGCACAGGAATATTTGAGTAAACAAAGCGAAAACATACAATGTATTGTAACATCGGCTGTTATAGAGGCCAATAACCAGGTAGTTGGTTTTGGCCAAAGCCAGTACCCTGCCCTTTGGGATTATGCGGATGGAATTGACACATTGCGTTTCTTGGCAAATCTTTAA
- a CDS encoding 4Fe-4S dicluster domain-containing protein: MAIIITDECINCGACEPECPNNAIYDAGAAWKFSDGTELRGVIDFGDGNTLNADEAQAAISDDIYYIVPDKCTECVGFHDEPQCAAVCPVDCCVDDENVRETEEELIAKKEWLHMEG, from the coding sequence ATGGCAATTATAATCACCGACGAATGTATTAATTGCGGAGCTTGCGAACCCGAATGCCCGAATAACGCAATTTATGATGCAGGCGCTGCATGGAAGTTTTCGGACGGTACCGAATTACGTGGCGTTATTGATTTTGGCGATGGCAACACCCTGAATGCTGATGAGGCACAGGCCGCAATTTCAGACGATATTTATTACATCGTTCCTGATAAGTGTACCGAGTGTGTTGGTTTTCATGATGAACCACAGTGTGCTGCTGTTTGCCCGGTAGATTGCTGTGTTGACGATGAAAACGTACGCGAAACAGAAGAAGAACTGATAGCCAAAAAAGAATGGCTGCACATGGAAGGTTAA
- a CDS encoding C40 family peptidase: protein MEYGISQLAIIPVRNEASERAEMVTQLLFGETYQVLEMQEKWVKIKTAYDDYEGWISRVQLTTCALLDYEVFEEQIALPLTSKPVTEAIKVSDRSSLYLPAASALPFWNTNTCKIDHELFEVADHDFSVTDIITTAKTYLNTPYLWGGRTHFGIDCSGFTQAVFKLHGIKIKRDASQQAEQGTVVDFLPAAQPGDLAFFDNDEGRIVHVGIMLGPDQIIHASGRVKIDKIDGQGIYSEELKKHTHKLRIVKRYV, encoded by the coding sequence ATGGAATACGGTATTTCACAGTTAGCCATTATACCCGTTAGGAACGAAGCCAGTGAACGCGCTGAAATGGTAACGCAGCTTTTATTTGGCGAAACCTACCAGGTTTTAGAAATGCAGGAAAAATGGGTAAAGATAAAAACCGCTTATGACGATTACGAGGGTTGGATAAGCCGGGTGCAATTAACCACTTGTGCTTTGCTCGATTACGAAGTTTTTGAGGAGCAGATAGCCCTGCCTTTAACCAGTAAGCCGGTTACGGAAGCTATTAAAGTATCTGACCGTAGTAGCTTATACCTGCCTGCCGCAAGCGCGCTGCCTTTTTGGAATACCAATACCTGTAAAATTGACCACGAACTATTCGAAGTTGCCGATCATGATTTTTCGGTAACAGATATTATTACTACTGCCAAAACTTATCTTAATACGCCGTACCTATGGGGCGGTCGTACGCATTTTGGTATCGACTGCTCTGGTTTCACACAAGCGGTATTTAAGCTGCATGGTATCAAAATTAAGCGCGATGCCAGTCAACAAGCCGAGCAAGGTACGGTGGTTGATTTTTTACCCGCCGCCCAACCCGGCGATCTCGCTTTTTTTGATAACGATGAAGGCCGCATTGTACACGTAGGCATCATGCTCGGCCCGGATCAGATCATTCACGCCTCGGGCCGCGTAAAAATTGATAAGATTGACGGACAGGGGATATACTCCGAAGAGTTAAAGAAGCATACGCATAAGTTGCGGATAGTGAAGCGGTATGTGTAG
- a CDS encoding c-type cytochrome translates to MKFKIITGLLAVIAALTYSCQSEQEIEFMRYYTTGQQIYQSKCQNCHGVQGEGLAALIPPLTDSVYLKNNRNQLACYIQKGIKLPIIVNGKPFSGEMPPSNLAPVEIAEVLTYVQNSFGNKLGLHNTEMVNKELVECK, encoded by the coding sequence ATGAAGTTCAAAATAATTACAGGGCTGCTTGCTGTTATAGCAGCCCTTACCTACTCGTGCCAAAGCGAACAGGAGATTGAGTTTATGCGATATTACACCACAGGGCAGCAAATTTACCAAAGCAAATGCCAAAATTGCCATGGTGTGCAAGGCGAAGGTTTGGCGGCGCTTATCCCCCCCCTAACCGATTCGGTTTACCTGAAAAACAACCGCAATCAGTTGGCCTGCTATATTCAAAAAGGCATAAAACTTCCTATCATCGTAAATGGCAAACCTTTCAGCGGCGAAATGCCCCCATCAAACCTTGCGCCGGTAGAAATTGCCGAGGTGCTTACTTATGTGCAAAATTCGTTTGGTAATAAACTGGGATTGCATAATACGGAGATGGTGAATAAGGAGTTAGTGGAGTGTAAATAG
- a CDS encoding SCO family protein yields the protein MRALAIGAFCLLALSACKFSNHSDTVLPIYGNREAVTKTVNGKTITDTVYQTIPDFETVNQYGKTITRKSLDGTIYVADFFFTTCPSICPIMHRNMLKVYDEFKTSGNVKIVSYSIDPRHDTVAVLKNYADKMGITGNTWWFLNGDKKATYKLAESYLVAVMEDSGAPGGYVHQGYFVLIDKQKRIRGSYDGTQPEQVEKLISDIKLLQTEPASMIAQ from the coding sequence ATGAGAGCATTAGCAATAGGTGCATTCTGCCTGTTGGCATTGAGTGCATGTAAATTTAGCAATCACAGCGATACCGTTTTACCCATATATGGTAACCGCGAAGCGGTAACCAAAACCGTAAATGGCAAAACCATTACCGATACCGTTTACCAAACCATCCCCGATTTTGAAACGGTTAACCAGTACGGCAAAACCATTACACGTAAATCTTTAGATGGTACCATTTATGTGGCCGACTTCTTTTTCACCACTTGTCCGTCAATTTGCCCCATTATGCACCGCAATATGCTGAAGGTATATGATGAGTTTAAGACATCGGGCAATGTAAAAATTGTATCATACAGTATCGACCCAAGGCACGACACCGTAGCCGTTTTAAAAAATTATGCCGATAAAATGGGCATTACCGGCAATACCTGGTGGTTTTTAAATGGCGACAAAAAAGCCACCTACAAACTGGCCGAAAGCTATCTCGTAGCCGTTATGGAAGACAGCGGTGCCCCCGGCGGCTATGTTCATCAGGGATATTTTGTGCTGATTGATAAGCAAAAACGCATCCGCGGAAGTTACGACGGTACTCAACCCGAACAGGTAGAAAAGCTGATAAGTGATATTAAACTATTGCAAACCGAACCAGCAAGCATGATTGCCCAATGA
- a CDS encoding heavy metal-binding domain-containing protein — protein sequence MKKAIIIGIMAVLAACSQPAQKQEKTNTPTTNNQTVYTCPMHPDVAELKPGTCPKCGMDLVEKQD from the coding sequence ATGAAAAAAGCAATTATTATAGGCATAATGGCTGTATTGGCCGCCTGCAGTCAACCAGCGCAAAAGCAGGAAAAAACCAACACTCCTACAACCAATAACCAAACCGTTTACACCTGCCCCATGCACCCCGATGTTGCCGAATTGAAACCCGGTACCTGCCCTAAATGCGGGATGGATTTGGTAGAAAAACAAGACTAA
- a CDS encoding PepSY domain-containing protein: MQQQKQASAKSKFYKWHRVLGLISLVPVIFWCISGLSHPFMSNWFRPFIPQEVFKPLTQQQMAPKLTFQEVMGKNQLTQLRNFGLVNFNHNTYYQALMPDSTYRYYSANNGVLLPNGDQLYAQYLARFFTQDSTSAVKSISLQKNFDNNYQPINRLLPVWKISFDRPDGMDIYVETSQSRLGTFNNNTRKAFLWIFKQFHNWQFMADAFSETFRIVVLLMVVSVMMLSLLSGITVYGLFWKRFKQIRNKQKADGKEDKRFVHRFHRQLGLIVSFVLLTFVVSGGFHLYVKLCNTEPAPAAFEQLIERSDLAKSYLQLPIADSLIKRVNLTKFEGATYYQVLNKQKQVLYFDAKSGEELVNGDATFARYLANYYHGNTPQKVYGKIQTEPISQFTTEYGFINKRLPVVKISYPGKVDWYIETTSAKLATKISGIDRTEGFSFIFLHKFFGMTWAGKDIRDVVSMLAAAGVLVVSLFGFAAFFKNK; this comes from the coding sequence ATGCAACAACAAAAACAAGCATCTGCAAAAAGCAAGTTTTATAAATGGCACCGCGTATTGGGTTTAATCAGTCTTGTACCGGTTATATTTTGGTGCATCAGCGGGTTATCGCACCCCTTTATGTCAAACTGGTTCAGGCCATTTATTCCACAGGAAGTGTTTAAGCCGCTTACCCAGCAGCAAATGGCACCTAAACTTACTTTCCAGGAGGTAATGGGTAAAAATCAGCTTACCCAATTGCGCAATTTTGGCTTAGTTAACTTTAATCATAACACTTACTATCAGGCTTTAATGCCTGATAGTACTTACCGTTATTATTCGGCCAACAATGGCGTTTTGCTTCCCAACGGCGACCAGCTTTATGCCCAATATTTAGCTCGGTTTTTTACGCAGGATTCAACTTCGGCCGTAAAAAGTATATCGCTGCAAAAGAATTTCGACAACAACTATCAGCCTATAAACCGCCTGCTACCTGTTTGGAAAATATCCTTCGACCGGCCCGACGGTATGGACATTTATGTGGAGACCAGCCAAAGCCGTTTAGGAACGTTTAACAATAATACCCGCAAGGCATTTTTATGGATATTTAAGCAATTCCATAACTGGCAGTTTATGGCCGATGCCTTTAGCGAAACGTTTAGGATAGTGGTACTACTGATGGTGGTATCGGTAATGATGCTTTCGCTCCTGTCGGGCATTACGGTTTACGGCTTATTTTGGAAACGCTTTAAGCAAATAAGAAACAAACAAAAAGCTGATGGCAAAGAGGATAAGCGGTTTGTACACCGTTTTCACCGCCAGTTAGGTTTAATCGTATCGTTTGTATTGCTCACCTTTGTGGTAAGCGGCGGTTTCCATTTATATGTGAAGCTGTGCAACACCGAACCGGCACCCGCGGCATTTGAACAATTAATAGAACGATCGGATTTGGCGAAAAGCTATTTGCAGTTACCCATTGCCGATAGCCTGATTAAGCGCGTAAACCTCACTAAGTTTGAAGGTGCCACCTACTACCAGGTGCTCAATAAGCAAAAACAGGTTTTGTATTTTGATGCTAAAAGTGGCGAGGAGTTAGTTAATGGCGATGCCACTTTTGCCCGCTATTTAGCAAACTATTACCATGGCAATACCCCACAAAAAGTGTACGGTAAAATTCAAACGGAACCTATTTCCCAGTTTACTACCGAATATGGCTTTATTAACAAACGCTTGCCGGTAGTTAAGATAAGCTACCCCGGTAAGGTTGATTGGTACATCGAAACCACATCGGCCAAACTGGCTACCAAAATTTCGGGCATCGACCGTACCGAGGGATTCTCATTTATATTTTTACACAAATTTTTTGGCATGACATGGGCCGGTAAAGATATACGCGACGTTGTAAGTATGCTGGCAGCAGCAGGCGTATTAGTTGTATCTTTGTTTGGTTTTGCAGCCTTTTTTAAAAACAAGTAA
- a CDS encoding TonB-dependent receptor, translating into MRNFLLFLLLYIPLSIHAQTITGTVADAITHEPLPGVTVNPVNLSTGATTTDRKGQFSITYSQKLRFFMMGYTEQIIEVSSGQTSLNISLSPSAVDLQPVVVSASREGQSRASAPIAISKINTVQIQDTKATALYQLLNKVAGVYMVNLGNEQHTMAIRQPITYNALYLYMEDGLPIRPTGIFNHNALYEINMSSVKDMEVIKGPASSLYGSNSIGGAVNFISQNPPAGYAGRVQLQGDNYHYRRVDADGGFTSGKFGFYAGGYVAHQSNGWQDYTDFDKYSASLKTIYEFDTATHLTASATYNYLNTQTPGSLDSTRFYSRTYSSNQRFTYRKVNAFRANARLDHAWSSRSNTFVTLFYRNNSTAQLPSYFISDVRNSAGQYVSSNGQVNDQSFHSFGVLAQHRVDFDFLHSRLIAGVYIDNSPSSFYAQSLSIQKDVSRNYYTSFTNTGMYIDDYRIKLFNTAAYTQYELKPIEPLRIVMGLRYDRVHYNFRNGLPVTNTKYKQQQTNDFDVLAPKLGLTYNLGNNKGLYANYSLGFQPPETGDLFSSRQQTPLKQATFNNYEVGGWFTAFGSKFHSEISLYSLEGRNEIISQLLPDNTTQNQNSGATRHRGIEYTLTYLPVQQLAIRFSGTNAWHTYKDYSEVRTSGGKASTIIYNGKRMANAPSWIANAEVTYKPDYLPGFRIAPEWQRIDKYFTNPANTKSYGGYNIANLRLGYDFKQNVLKGAGIWFNMINVTNKLYATTVISNQYGDTYTAAPPRTYTLGISYSFSKY; encoded by the coding sequence ATGCGAAATTTTTTATTGTTCTTACTATTATATATCCCGCTCAGCATACACGCACAAACCATCACCGGTACTGTAGCCGATGCTATAACCCATGAACCTTTACCCGGCGTCACTGTGAATCCAGTCAATTTAAGTACAGGTGCTACTACAACCGACCGTAAAGGGCAGTTCAGCATCACCTACTCACAAAAACTTCGCTTTTTTATGATGGGTTATACCGAGCAAATTATCGAGGTATCATCCGGTCAAACATCATTGAATATTAGCCTGTCCCCTTCGGCGGTTGATTTACAGCCGGTGGTGGTATCGGCCAGTCGCGAGGGGCAATCACGGGCCAGCGCCCCTATTGCCATCAGCAAAATTAATACAGTGCAAATTCAAGATACCAAGGCAACCGCGTTGTACCAGCTTCTCAATAAAGTAGCGGGCGTTTACATGGTTAACCTGGGTAACGAGCAGCATACCATGGCTATCCGTCAGCCTATAACTTATAATGCGCTGTATTTATATATGGAAGACGGTTTGCCTATTCGCCCCACGGGTATTTTTAACCACAATGCGCTGTATGAAATTAACATGAGTAGCGTGAAAGATATGGAGGTGATCAAAGGCCCCGCATCATCACTCTACGGGAGTAACTCTATTGGTGGGGCGGTAAATTTTATATCCCAAAATCCGCCTGCAGGTTATGCAGGCCGCGTACAACTACAGGGCGATAACTACCATTACCGCCGCGTGGATGCCGATGGTGGTTTTACATCGGGCAAATTTGGTTTTTATGCAGGCGGTTATGTAGCCCACCAAAGCAACGGCTGGCAGGATTATACCGATTTTGATAAATATTCGGCCAGTTTAAAAACCATTTATGAGTTTGATACAGCCACCCACCTAACGGCATCGGCCACCTACAATTATTTAAATACCCAAACGCCGGGTAGTTTAGATAGCACCCGTTTTTACAGCCGCACCTATAGCAGTAACCAGCGTTTCACTTACCGCAAGGTAAACGCATTTAGGGCCAATGCCCGGTTAGACCATGCCTGGAGCAGCCGTAGCAACACGTTCGTAACGCTGTTTTACCGTAATAATTCAACTGCGCAACTGCCCAGCTATTTTATTTCGGATGTTCGCAATTCAGCAGGTCAATACGTAAGCTCGAACGGGCAGGTAAACGATCAATCGTTTCATAGCTTTGGCGTGCTGGCTCAGCACCGGGTCGATTTTGATTTTTTGCATTCGAGGTTGATTGCGGGTGTTTATATTGATAATAGCCCGAGTTCGTTTTACGCACAATCATTAAGCATCCAAAAAGATGTGAGCCGTAATTATTACACCAGCTTCACGAATACCGGGATGTATATTGATGATTACCGCATTAAGCTGTTTAATACCGCAGCTTATACTCAATATGAATTAAAACCAATTGAGCCTTTGCGCATTGTAATGGGGTTACGGTACGACAGGGTTCATTATAACTTTCGTAACGGCCTGCCTGTAACTAATACCAAATACAAGCAGCAGCAAACCAATGATTTTGATGTACTTGCCCCTAAACTGGGCTTAACCTACAATTTAGGTAATAATAAAGGCCTGTACGCCAATTATAGCCTCGGCTTTCAACCTCCCGAAACCGGCGACTTGTTTAGTTCGCGGCAGCAAACACCTTTAAAGCAGGCCACGTTTAATAATTACGAAGTGGGCGGATGGTTTACAGCATTTGGCAGCAAGTTTCATTCAGAAATTAGTTTGTACAGTTTAGAAGGACGTAACGAGATCATTAGTCAGCTTTTGCCCGATAATACCACGCAAAACCAAAATTCAGGGGCAACCCGTCATCGTGGGATTGAGTATACCTTAACCTACTTACCGGTACAGCAACTGGCCATCAGGTTTAGTGGTACAAACGCATGGCATACCTATAAAGATTACAGTGAAGTACGTACATCGGGCGGCAAAGCAAGCACCATAATTTATAATGGTAAGCGTATGGCCAATGCCCCATCGTGGATAGCCAACGCCGAAGTTACCTACAAACCCGATTATCTTCCCGGTTTCCGTATAGCGCCCGAATGGCAGCGTATTGACAAATACTTTACCAACCCGGCCAATACCAAAAGCTATGGGGGTTACAACATTGCCAACCTGCGTTTAGGGTACGACTTTAAACAAAACGTACTGAAAGGTGCAGGTATATGGTTTAACATGATCAACGTAACCAATAAACTTTATGCCACTACGGTAATAAGCAACCAATATGGCGATACCTACACCGCTGCACCGCCACGCACCTATACGTTGGGCATTAGTTATTCATTTTCAAAATATTAA
- a CDS encoding DinB family protein has product MKNHFINLFNYDKHTNLQILYGIFETDQPEQAVRLMAHVLGAQQVWLSRCKQDNATGLMIWPDWQAVQLKYIIEENHAAWLEFVNNLTTEDFDKSVSYTTTKGVPYTDKLINILSHVINHGTHHRAQIGQQLKQAGLAQLPSTDYIFYVRH; this is encoded by the coding sequence ATGAAAAACCACTTTATTAACCTCTTCAATTACGATAAACACACCAACCTGCAAATACTGTATGGTATTTTCGAAACCGATCAGCCCGAACAAGCAGTTAGGCTGATGGCGCATGTCTTGGGTGCTCAACAGGTTTGGCTATCGCGATGCAAGCAGGATAATGCAACGGGTTTAATGATATGGCCCGATTGGCAAGCCGTACAACTTAAATACATTATCGAAGAAAACCATGCCGCATGGCTGGAGTTTGTTAACAATCTTACAACAGAAGATTTTGATAAATCTGTCAGCTACACTACCACTAAAGGCGTGCCTTATACCGATAAGCTGATCAACATACTCTCGCATGTTATTAACCATGGTACCCACCACCGTGCACAAATTGGCCAGCAGCTTAAGCAAGCCGGTTTAGCGCAACTCCCCTCAACCGATTATATTTTTTATGTGCGACATTAA